GTCACGCCGAAGCGGAGGTCCTGGCCGGCGGCGAGCCGGGCCTTGATGAGGTCCTTGAGCACCTCGTGCTGCGGGTAGAGGTAGACCGCACGTCCGACGAGGGCGGCGAAGTCGATGCGGTGCCCGTCGCCCGCGAAGCGCAGCTCGATGCCCTCGTGGCGGTTGGCCGCGCTGACGATGCGGTCGGACGCCCCAGAGGACGAGAGCACCTCGACAGTCCCCTCCTCGAGGATGCCGGCGCGGATCGTCGTCTCGATCTCCTCGCGGGACCGCTGATCGATCACGACCGACTCGATGCCGGAGGCCGCGAGCAGGTGCGAGAGCAGCAGGCCGGCTGGGCCGGCGCCGACGATCGCGACGCGGGTGCGAACGGTGGCGGTCATGAGCGTCTCCTTCGACGGATGATCGGATGCTGTGGTCCAGTGTCGGTCGAGTGCTCGCGCTAGCGCAGATACGTTCCTGATCAACGGGAAGTTGGTTGGATTCCGGGGCGGCCGGAGAGGGCGGCTCGGATGTCTCGAGCCGCGCGCAGCAGCTCTGTGATCGCGACCTCGGGCGGCGCCTCGCGCGGGAGCACGACCGAGAGCGCCGCGACGACCTCGCCCGTCTCGTCGCGGACGGGCACGGCGACCCCCGTCGACACCGCCTCGACCGAGCCGGGCGAGACGACGAAGCCCTGCCGGCGGATCTCGGCGAGCGTGCGGCGGAGGGACGAGGCATCCGTCGTCGTCTCGGGGGCCAGGGCGGGCAACGGGCCGGCGAGCACGCGTTCCCGGAGATCCGGGTCGGCGTAGGCGAGCAGCACGAGCCCCGACGAGGAGGCGTGCAGCGGCAGGCGCCCGGCGATGCGGGTGATGTTCGCGCCGGCGTCGGGGTGCGACAGTCGCTCGAGGAAGAGCGCCGAGTCCTGCTCGAGCACGGCGAGCTGGGTGTGCTGGCGCACCCGGGCCTGGATGCGCTCCATGAACGGCAGGGCCGCCTGGCGCAGCCGCAGGGCGCGCGAGCCGCGGAGGGCGAGCTCCCACAGTCGCAGGCCGAGCCGCACCCGGTGGTCGTCGTCGCGGTCGAGCAGCCCTTCCTGCACGAGCTCGTCGACGAGCCGATGCGCCGTGGACGAGGGCAGGTCCGCCCGCCGTCCGATCTCGGACGCCGTCTGCACGGTCCGGTCGGCCGTGAAGGTCTCGAGCACGCGCACGACCCGCTGCGTCATCGAGTCGCCCGACGGCGAATTGGCCATGGCCACAGGATGCCACGGCCTCCGTCGACGACCGGCGCTTGCTGCTTCGCGGCTTCGCCGCTCCGCTCGGCGACCGGACGGAGGGGCGGGGTAGCCTCGGATCAGGAGGACCCGTGGCCGACGACGGAGAGGGAATGCTCGCTCGCGCGATGCGCGTGCTGCAGTGCTTCACGGACGATGAGCCCGCGCTGTCGGCCGCCCGGATCGGCGAGCTCACGGGCCTGCCGAGCTCGTCGCTGCACCGGCTGCTCTCGTCTCTGACCGGTTTCGGTCTGCTCACGCGCGCCCCCGGCCACCGCTACACGATCGGTGCGCGCCTGTGGGAGCTCGGCGAGCTCTCGCCCCTCTCGCTCCGGCTGCGCGAGACGGCCCTGCCCCACATGCTGCGCCTCTACGAGGCCACGGCAGAGAACGTGCATCTCGCCGTGCTCGACGCGCCGACGCCCGACACCGCTTCGGCGCTCTACGTCGGGCGGCTCACCGGCGCGGGATCGATCCCGACCCTCAGCCGCATGGGCGGGAGGCACCCGCTCCACACCACGGGCGTCGGCAAGGCGCTGCTCGCAACGCGGGACGCGCTCTGGCTCGAGCGGTACTTCGCCGCACCGCTCGAGCGCGAGACGACGCACTCGATCACGTCGGAGGCCGAGCTGAGGCTCGATCTCGAGCGCACGCGCGCCCGGGGGTACGCGACGACGCACGAGGAGATGACCCTCGGCAACGTCTCGGTCGCCGCCGCCCTCGGCCCCGTCGACGGGCTGCCGCCCGCGGCGATCGGCGTCGTCGTGCACCTCGAGCGCGCCGATGAGCGACGCCTCGGACCGCTCGTGGTGCAGGCGGCACGCGACATCCGTACCGCTCTCCTCGCCGACTCCCGCTGAACGGGAGTGCTGCGGGGCGTGCTCCGGCACCGGTGCGACCCTGGACCGACCACGTGTGAACCGTCGAAGGGGACTTCATGACCGTCGTCGACTCGGACCCTCAGGGCGCGGAGGCGTTCTCGTCCTCGGTCGTGCTCGAGCAGACCGCCGCTGCGCCCGAGACGCTGCTCGCATCGCACGACATGCCGGAGCAGAGCCAGATCACGCGGGAGATCGCCGACCTGCACGCCGACGCCGAGAGGCGCGTCGCGGCGGGTGAGCGCCTGCCTGCGACGCTGTACGACTTCGCGCCGTACCGGTCGAGCATCCTGCGGCATCCGACGAAGAACCCCCGACTCGTCGACCCCGAGACGATCGAGCTGTGGTCGCCCGCCTACGGGCAGCGGGATGTCGCGCTCATCGAGTCGGATCTCACGCTCCAGCACACCGGCGAGCCGCAGGGCGAGCGCATCACGATCGAGGGGCGCCTCCTGGACTCGTGGGGACGGCCGCTGTCGAACCAGCTCGTCGAGATCTGGCAGGCGAACGCCGCAGGGCGCTACATCCACCAGCGCGATCAGCACCCCGCTCCGCTGGACCCGAACTTCACCGGCGCGGGCCGGATCGTCACGAACGACGACGGCCACTGGAAGTTCACGACGATCAAGCCGGGCCCGTACCCGTGGAAGAACCACGTGAACGCGTGGCGACCGGCGCACATCCACTTCTCGATCTTCGGGGCGGCGTTCACGCAGCGGATCATCACGCAGGTGTACTTCCCGGGCGACCCGCTCTTCGCCCTCGACCCGATCTACAACACGATCCGCAGCCAGAAGGACCGCGACCGTCTCATCGCCGCCTACGACCACGACCTGACGGTGCCCGAGTTCTCGATGGGCTACCGCTGGGACATCGTCGTCGACGGTCCCGACGCCACGTGGTTCGAGCCGGAAGGGAGCGAGGCCTGACATGGCGACGCACGACACCGCCGCGGCGCTCGCCGCACGCCTCGACAAGACCCATGCCGCGTCGCCCGGTCAGACGATCGGACCCTTCTTCGCCTTCGGACTCAACTACCCGAAGATGCACGAGGTCGCCTTCCCGCACTCGGACGGAGCCATCGTGCTGGGCGGCACGGTCTACGACGGCGCCGGCCACCCGATCCCCGACGCCTGCGTCGAAATCTGGGGCGCCGACTCCGACGGCACGATCCCGCGCGGCCGCGGTTCACGCCGCCGTGACGACCACACGTTCACGGGCTTCGGCCGCTCGCACACGAACGACGAGGGGCACTTCGAGTTCTGGACGCGCAACCCCGGCTCGGTCGACGGCGAGGCGCCCTTCTTCGCCGCCGTCGTCTTCGCGCGCGGATTGCCCGACAAGCTGCACACCCGCATCTACCTCCCGGAAGACGCCGAGCGCCTCGCGGCCGACCCGCTCCTCTCCTCCCTCGACGAGGGCGAGCGCGCTACGCTCGTCGCGACGCGCGAGCCGGACGGATCGCTGCACTTCGACATCCGTCTGCAGGGCGAGCACGAGACGGTCTTCCTGACGTACTGACCCGCGCGCTCCCGGACGAAAGGGCCCGATCGTGAGCGAGTCGCCCGTCGACGTCGGTCTGCTGACTCCGGTTGCCGTGGGCAACGACGAGCCGGTGACGGATGCCGCCTTCCTCGCCGCGCTCGTGCACGCCGAGGTCGCGCTCGTCCGTGCGTACGAGATCGTCGGCACGGCGCCCGCCGGGACGGGCGACGCCGTGCAGCGCGCTCTGATCGGCGCGGCGCCGATCGATCCCGCGGCGCTGGCCGAGGCATCCGTCGCCGGAGGCAACCCCGTGATCCCGCTCGTCTCCGAGCTGAAGGACCGGGTGCCGGAGGACGTGCGGCCGTGGGTGCACCGGGGCGCGACGAGCCAGGACATCCTCGACTCCGCCCTGGTCTTCGTCGCCCGCGACGCGTCGGACCTCGTCGCCGGCACGCTGCGGGAGGTCGCCGAAGCGCTCGAGGACTTCGCCCGGGCGCATCGCGACGACGTCGCCGCAGGCCGGACGCTGACCCAGCACGCCGTGCCCACGACGGTGGGCCTGCGCGCCGCGAACTGGCTGCGGGGCGTGCGCCGAGCCGAGCAGCGACTCGACGCCGCCACCCGCGCCCTCCCGGCGCAGCTCGGCGGAGCCGCCGGCACGCTCGCGTCGTTCGTCGAGATCGCGGGTCGGGATGCCGCGTCCCGCCTGACCGCCGCGTACGCCGAGGTTCTGCAGCTGGCGACCCCGGAAGCGCCGTGGCATACGACCCGCTGGCCCGTCACCGAGCTCGGCGACGCTCTCGTGCAGGCCGTCGACGCCGTGGGAGTCATCGCCGCCGACGTCGCGACGCTCTCGCGCACCGAGATCGGCGAGCTCGCTGAGGGCTCCGGCGGAGGTTCGTCGGCGATGCCGCAGAAGCGGAACCCCGCGGCATCCGTCCTCATCCGGTCCGCCGCGCTCCGCGCGCCCCAGCTCGGGGCGACCCTGCACCTCGCGGCGGCCCTCGCGGTCGACGAGCGGCCGGACGGCGCGTGGCATGCCGAGTGGCCGACGCTCCGCGAGCTGCTGCGCCTCGCGCTGGGGGCGACGGCTCACGGCGCCTCGCTCGTGCGCGGCCTCCGGGTCGACCCCGAGGCGGTCGCCCGGAACCTGACCGCGACAGGTGGGCTGATCCTGGCGGAGCGGCTCTCGATCGTGCTCGGGCCGATCGTCGGGCCGAAGCGCGTGTCGGGGATCGTCCGGGCCGCAGGCAAGGGCGAGGACCTCGACGCGCTCGTCGAGGAGGCCCTCGTCGAGGTGGGAACTTCGTCGGTCGACGTCGGTCCGCTGCTCGACCCCGCGAACTACACGGGCCTGGCGGGCGATCTCGTCGACCGCATCACGGCCCCCCGAGAGAACGAGGACACGTGACCGTTCCGCCCATCGCCCTGTCGGCGCCCGTCGGTCCCGAGGACGCGCCGCTCGTCGTGCTGGGCGCGTCGCTCGGCACGTCGAGCGTGCTGTGGGAGAACGTCGTGCCGACGCTCGCCGAGCGGTACCGCGTCGTGATCGTCGACATGCCGGGCCACGGAGCGGCGGCGCCGGCGCGTGAGCCCTTCACGATCGGCGGCATCGCGGACGCCGTCGCCGAGGCCATCCGGGGGCTGGGCGAGCAGAGATTCCTCTACGCCGGTGTGTCGCTCGGCGGAGCGGTCGGGCTGGAGCTGCTGCTGAGGCATCCGGGACTCGTCCGCGCCGCCGCGATCATCGCCTCGGGCGCCATCCTCGGCGAGCCGCAGGGGTGGCTCGACCGGGCAGCCCAAGTGCGCGCGCAGAGCACGTCGACGCTCATCATCGGCTCGGCCCAGCGGTGGTTCGCCCCGGGCTCGATGGAGCGTGATCCCGTCATCACCGGTCGGCTGCTTCACGTCCTGCAGGACACGGATGACGAGAGCTACGCCCTCTGCTGCGAGGCGCTCGCCCGGTACGACGTGCGGCCCCTCCTGCGCGACATCGGGGTGCCCGTGCTCGCGGTGTGGGGTGCGCACGACGAGGTCACCGACGAGCGATCGCTGCGGCTGATCGCCGAGGGTGTGCGCGACGGGCGGGCGGTGGGCCTCGCCGAGGCATCCCATCTGCCGCCCGCCGACGATCCCGCGGGCACGGCCGGAGTGCTGCTGCGCTTCTTCGACGAGATCACGGAAGGGGCCGCCTCATGACGACCAACGAAGGACTGTCCGACGCCGAGCGCTGGGAGCAGGGGATGACGGTGCGTCGTCGCGTCCTCGGCGACGAGCACGTCGACCGCTCGATCGCGAACACGACCGACCTCACGGCCGACTTCCAGGACTTCATCACGCGCGTCGCGTGGGGCGACATCTGGTCGCGGCCGGGTCTCGACCGCAGATCCCGCTCGGTCGCCGTGCTGACCTCGCTCATCGCGCATGGCCATCACGAGGAGCTCGCCATGCACCTGCGGGCGGCGCTGCGCAACGGGCTCACCGTGGCCGAGATCCGCGAGGTGATCCTGCAGTCCGCGGTGTACTCGGGGGTTCCCGCGGCGAACACTGCGTTCCGCATCGCCTCGCAGGTCTTCGCGGATGACGAGGATGCGCAGCCCTAGGCTGGCGCCGTGACCGAGGCTCCCTCCGCCCGCGCCGCGGGCCGCGACGACCGCATCACGCTGCGGTTCATGACCACCCCGGCCGACACCGCGGCGGGTGGGCGGTCGGTCGCGGCGGGCAGCGTCATGGAGTGGATCGACAAGGCCGGATACGCGTGCGCCGTCGGCTGGGCCGGCGCCTACTGCGTCACGGCCTACGTCGGCAACGTGCGTCATCGCCGGCCGATCACGCCCGGGAGTCTCATCGAGGTCCAGGCGCGACTCGTGCACACGGGCCGCACGAGCATGCACGTCGTGGTCACCGTCTCATCGGCCGAGGTCGAGACCCGCGTGTACACGCCGGCGACGACCTGCATCCTGATCTTCGTCGCCAAGGGCGCCGACGGGCGGCCGACCGAGGTCCCGGCGTGGGAGCCGGCATCCCGTTCCGACCGCAAGCTCGCCGCCGCCGCGCTCGACCGCATCCCCTCGCGCGCCGAGATCAAGCAGCTGATGCTGGGTGAGGACTACGGCGCACCGACCGAGGCGCCCCTCGTCACGCTGCGCTTCCTCGTGCCGCCCGGTGTCGTGAACTGGGGCGGCAAGGCGCACGGCGGCACCGTCATGCGGTGGATCGACGAGGCCGCCTACGCGTGCGCCGCCTCGTGGGCGAAGGACGGGGACGGTGCGAGCGGTGCGGTCGCCGTCTACTCCGGCGGGATCCACTTCTTCGCGCCCGTGCGGATCGGAGACCTCGTCGAGGTCGAGGCGCGCATCGTCTACACGAGCGCGCACAGCATGCACGTGAGCATCCGGGTCTCGTCCGCCGATCCGCGCACGCCCCATGAGCTGACGCTGACGACGCAGTGCCTGAGCGTCTTCGTCGTGCCGGGGGAGGACGGAGTGGCCGCACCCGTGCCGCAGTGGACGCCGACGACGGCCGAGGACGTGCAGCTGTGGGAGCACGCGCGCGAGATCATCCGCCTCCGCGAGGGCATCGCGCCGATCGCCGCATCCCTCACCCTCGAGCCCTGACCCCGGACCCCAGCCCGCCCCGGTCCCTGAGCCCTTCCGGTCCCTGAGCTTGTCGAAGGGTCGAACCCCGACCCATTGGCAACCACTCACCCTCGGTTTCACCCCACTCCCGCCCAACGGGACGGCTCGCGCCGGCTCGCGGCATCCCGAGTATCGTTGCCGATACACCTTGCGAACGTCCGTTCGCACAGCGAACAGGAGTCTGCGTGATCGACAAGACGGTTCCGGATGCCGCGGCCGCCGTCGCCGGCATCCCCGACGGGTCGACCGTCATGATCGGCGGCTTCGGCCGAGCCGGCCAGCCGGTCGAGCTCATCGACGCCCTCATCGCGCAAGGCGCGTCGGGCCTCACGATCATCAACAACAACGCGGGCAACGGCGACACGGGTCTCGCGGCGCTCCTTGCGAAAGGGCGGGTCCGCAAGATCGTTTGCTCGTTCCCGCGCCAGTCGGACTCGTGGGTCTTCGACGGCCTGTACCGCGAGGGGAAGATCGAGCTGGAGCTCGTGCCGCAGGGCAACCTGGCTGAGCGCATCCGCGCCGCCGGCGCGGGGATCGGCGCGTTCTTCACGCCGACGGGCGTGGGCACGGAGCTCGCCGAGGGCAAGGAGGCCCGCGAGATCGACGGACGGCAGTTCGTGCTCGAGTATCCGATCAAGGCGGACTTCGCGCTCGTCAGCGCGCTGAAGGCCGACCGCTGGGGCAACCTCGTGTACCGCGAGACCGCGCGCAACTTCGGTCCGATCATGGCCTCGGCCGCCACCACGACGATCGTGCAGGTCGACGAGGTCGTGCCGCTCGGATCGCTCGACCCCGAGACCGTCGTCACTCCGGGCATATTCGTCGACCGCGTCGTGGCCGTCGGCGAGCGTCGGTGGCTCGACGACGGCCGGTTCGTCGGGGGAGTCGACCTCGAGGGCCGGCCGCTCGCCCACGCCGCGGCATCCGTCGCAACCGGCGACGACCCCTCGACGAGCTCGAGGATCGACAGCAAGGGAGGCGACCAGTGAGCGCCCGCATCAGTCGCGAGGAGCTCGCGGCCCGCATCGCCGCCGACATCGCCGAGGGCTCCTACGTCAACCTCGGCATCGGGGCGCCGACCCTCGTGGCGAACTTCCTGCCGGCCGACCAGGAGATCATCCTGCACACCGAGAACGGCCTGCTCGGCATGGGACCGGCTCCGGATGCCAAGCACGTCGACCCCGATCTCATCAACGCGGGCAAGCAGGCCGTCACGGCGCTCGAAGGCGCCGCGTTCTTCCACCACGCCGACTCGTTCGGCATGATGCGGGGCGGGCACCTCGACGTCTGCGTCCTCGGCGCGTTCCAGGTCAGCGAGCGCGGCGACCTCGCGAACTGGTCCACCGGCGCTCCCGGCGCGATCCCCGCTGTCGGCGGCGCGATGGACCTCGCGATCGGCGCGAAGGCCGTCTACGTCATGACCGACCTCCTCACGAAGACCGGCGAGTCGAAGCTCGTCGCCGAGTGCACCTATCCGCTCACGGGCGTCGGCTGCGTGACCCGCGTGTACACCGACCACGCCGTCTTCGACGTCACGCCGGAGGGCTTCGCCGTGCGCGAGGCCTTCGGCGACAACACCGTGGAATCCCTCGCCGAACTCACCGGACTGCGGCTGACCGCAGCAGAAGGAGACCGAGCATGACTGCTTCCTACGTGTACGACGCCGTCCGCACGCCGTTCGGGCGCGCCGGCGGCGCCCTCTCCGGTGTCCGCCCGGACGACCTCGCGGCGATCGTCATGAAGGCGACGGTCGAGCGCACCGGCCTCGACCCCGCGCGCATCGAGGACGTCATCTTCGGAGACGCGAACCAGGCAGGCGAGGACAACCGCAACGTCGCCCGCTTCGGCGCGCTGCTCGCGGGGTTCCCGACGACGGTTCCCGGGGTCACGGTCAACCGCCTCTGCGGCTCGTCGGTCGAGGCCGTCATCCAGGGCTCGCGGGCGATCGAGGCGGGGGATGCCGACATCATCCTCGCCGGTGGCGTGGAGTCGATGAGCCGGGCACCCTTCGTCGTGGAGAAGTCGGCGAAGCCGTTCCCCGCCGTCGGAAACCAGACCCTGTGGAACACCTCGATCGGGTGGCGGATGGTCAATCCGAACTTCCCGAAGGAGTGGACGATCACCAACGGCGAGTCCGCCGAGAAGCTCGCCTCGATCTACGACATCTCGCGCGAGGCGCAGGACGAGTTCGCTCTCCGCAGCCACCGTCTCGCCGGGGAGGCGTGGGCCGCGGGCGTGTACGACGATGAGATCATCCAGGTGCCCGGCGCCGAGCTGGCCCGCGACGAAGGCATCCGCGACGACACGACGCTCGAGAAGCTGGGGACGTTGCGCGCGCTGTTCGCGACGGACGGCACCGTCACGGCGGGCAACTCCTCACCGATCAACGACGGCGCGTCGGCCGTTCTGCTCGGCAGGGAAGGGGCGCTGGATGCCGAGCCCCTCGCCCGCATCACCGGCCGGGGCGTCTTCGGCAACGACCCGGACGTGTTCGGCGTCGCGCCGGTCGAGGCGGCGAACCGCGCGCTCGCGCGCGCCGGCCGCACGTGGGCGGACGTTGACTTCGTCGAGCTGAATGAGGCGTTCGCCTCGCAGAGCCTCGCGTGCGTGCACCTGTGGAGCGACCTGGATCCCGAGAAGGTCAACATCCACGGCGGCGCGATCGCCATCGGCCATCCGCTCGGCGCCTCGGGCGGCCGCATCATCGGCCACGCCGCACATGAGCTCAAGCGCCGTGGTGGCGGGGTCGCGGTCGCGGCGATCTGCATAGGCGTCGGTCAGGGACTCGCAGTCGTCCTGGAGCGCTGAGTCGCATGGGCGGTCCACGGTCGTCCACCGACCTTCGGTCCACCGACCTTCGGTCGTTGAGCGAGCGGAGCGAGACGAAACGCGCCGGATCGGCGAGAAGCAACGGACCGGCGTCGATGCCGGAGCAGATGCGTTTCGTCTCGTCGCTCCGCTCCTCCCTCAACGACCGGGCGGGCCGGGCGGCAGCATGAGCGATGCCGAGGCATCCGCCGACTTCGTCCAATCCCTGGCGCGGGGGCTGGCGGTCATCCGCGCGTTCGACGGAGACAACGCCGACCTGACCCTCAGCGAGGTC
This genomic interval from Microbacterium sp. 4R-513 contains the following:
- a CDS encoding acyl-CoA thioesterase — its product is MTEAPSARAAGRDDRITLRFMTTPADTAAGGRSVAAGSVMEWIDKAGYACAVGWAGAYCVTAYVGNVRHRRPITPGSLIEVQARLVHTGRTSMHVVVTVSSAEVETRVYTPATTCILIFVAKGADGRPTEVPAWEPASRSDRKLAAAALDRIPSRAEIKQLMLGEDYGAPTEAPLVTLRFLVPPGVVNWGGKAHGGTVMRWIDEAAYACAASWAKDGDGASGAVAVYSGGIHFFAPVRIGDLVEVEARIVYTSAHSMHVSIRVSSADPRTPHELTLTTQCLSVFVVPGEDGVAAPVPQWTPTTAEDVQLWEHAREIIRLREGIAPIAASLTLEP
- a CDS encoding alpha/beta fold hydrolase is translated as MTVPPIALSAPVGPEDAPLVVLGASLGTSSVLWENVVPTLAERYRVVIVDMPGHGAAAPAREPFTIGGIADAVAEAIRGLGEQRFLYAGVSLGGAVGLELLLRHPGLVRAAAIIASGAILGEPQGWLDRAAQVRAQSTSTLIIGSAQRWFAPGSMERDPVITGRLLHVLQDTDDESYALCCEALARYDVRPLLRDIGVPVLAVWGAHDEVTDERSLRLIAEGVRDGRAVGLAEASHLPPADDPAGTAGVLLRFFDEITEGAAS
- a CDS encoding IclR family transcriptional regulator, translating into MANSPSGDSMTQRVVRVLETFTADRTVQTASEIGRRADLPSSTAHRLVDELVQEGLLDRDDDHRVRLGLRLWELALRGSRALRLRQAALPFMERIQARVRQHTQLAVLEQDSALFLERLSHPDAGANITRIAGRLPLHASSSGLVLLAYADPDLRERVLAGPLPALAPETTTDASSLRRTLAEIRRQGFVVSPGSVEAVSTGVAVPVRDETGEVVAALSVVLPREAPPEVAITELLRAARDIRAALSGRPGIQPTSR
- a CDS encoding lyase family protein, yielding MSESPVDVGLLTPVAVGNDEPVTDAAFLAALVHAEVALVRAYEIVGTAPAGTGDAVQRALIGAAPIDPAALAEASVAGGNPVIPLVSELKDRVPEDVRPWVHRGATSQDILDSALVFVARDASDLVAGTLREVAEALEDFARAHRDDVAAGRTLTQHAVPTTVGLRAANWLRGVRRAEQRLDAATRALPAQLGGAAGTLASFVEIAGRDAASRLTAAYAEVLQLATPEAPWHTTRWPVTELGDALVQAVDAVGVIAADVATLSRTEIGELAEGSGGGSSAMPQKRNPAASVLIRSAALRAPQLGATLHLAAALAVDERPDGAWHAEWPTLRELLRLALGATAHGASLVRGLRVDPEAVARNLTATGGLILAERLSIVLGPIVGPKRVSGIVRAAGKGEDLDALVEEALVEVGTSSVDVGPLLDPANYTGLAGDLVDRITAPRENEDT
- the pcaG gene encoding protocatechuate 3,4-dioxygenase subunit alpha yields the protein MATHDTAAALAARLDKTHAASPGQTIGPFFAFGLNYPKMHEVAFPHSDGAIVLGGTVYDGAGHPIPDACVEIWGADSDGTIPRGRGSRRRDDHTFTGFGRSHTNDEGHFEFWTRNPGSVDGEAPFFAAVVFARGLPDKLHTRIYLPEDAERLAADPLLSSLDEGERATLVATREPDGSLHFDIRLQGEHETVFLTY
- a CDS encoding 3-oxoacid CoA-transferase subunit B, with the translated sequence MSARISREELAARIAADIAEGSYVNLGIGAPTLVANFLPADQEIILHTENGLLGMGPAPDAKHVDPDLINAGKQAVTALEGAAFFHHADSFGMMRGGHLDVCVLGAFQVSERGDLANWSTGAPGAIPAVGGAMDLAIGAKAVYVMTDLLTKTGESKLVAECTYPLTGVGCVTRVYTDHAVFDVTPEGFAVREAFGDNTVESLAELTGLRLTAAEGDRA
- a CDS encoding 3-oxoacid CoA-transferase subunit A, producing the protein MIDKTVPDAAAAVAGIPDGSTVMIGGFGRAGQPVELIDALIAQGASGLTIINNNAGNGDTGLAALLAKGRVRKIVCSFPRQSDSWVFDGLYREGKIELELVPQGNLAERIRAAGAGIGAFFTPTGVGTELAEGKEAREIDGRQFVLEYPIKADFALVSALKADRWGNLVYRETARNFGPIMASAATTTIVQVDEVVPLGSLDPETVVTPGIFVDRVVAVGERRWLDDGRFVGGVDLEGRPLAHAAASVATGDDPSTSSRIDSKGGDQ
- the pcaH gene encoding protocatechuate 3,4-dioxygenase subunit beta; translated protein: MTVVDSDPQGAEAFSSSVVLEQTAAAPETLLASHDMPEQSQITREIADLHADAERRVAAGERLPATLYDFAPYRSSILRHPTKNPRLVDPETIELWSPAYGQRDVALIESDLTLQHTGEPQGERITIEGRLLDSWGRPLSNQLVEIWQANAAGRYIHQRDQHPAPLDPNFTGAGRIVTNDDGHWKFTTIKPGPYPWKNHVNAWRPAHIHFSIFGAAFTQRIITQVYFPGDPLFALDPIYNTIRSQKDRDRLIAAYDHDLTVPEFSMGYRWDIVVDGPDATWFEPEGSEA
- the pcaC gene encoding 4-carboxymuconolactone decarboxylase, coding for MTTNEGLSDAERWEQGMTVRRRVLGDEHVDRSIANTTDLTADFQDFITRVAWGDIWSRPGLDRRSRSVAVLTSLIAHGHHEELAMHLRAALRNGLTVAEIREVILQSAVYSGVPAANTAFRIASQVFADDEDAQP
- a CDS encoding thiolase family protein; translation: MTASYVYDAVRTPFGRAGGALSGVRPDDLAAIVMKATVERTGLDPARIEDVIFGDANQAGEDNRNVARFGALLAGFPTTVPGVTVNRLCGSSVEAVIQGSRAIEAGDADIILAGGVESMSRAPFVVEKSAKPFPAVGNQTLWNTSIGWRMVNPNFPKEWTITNGESAEKLASIYDISREAQDEFALRSHRLAGEAWAAGVYDDEIIQVPGAELARDEGIRDDTTLEKLGTLRALFATDGTVTAGNSSPINDGASAVLLGREGALDAEPLARITGRGVFGNDPDVFGVAPVEAANRALARAGRTWADVDFVELNEAFASQSLACVHLWSDLDPEKVNIHGGAIAIGHPLGASGGRIIGHAAHELKRRGGGVAVAAICIGVGQGLAVVLER
- a CDS encoding IclR family transcriptional regulator, producing the protein MADDGEGMLARAMRVLQCFTDDEPALSAARIGELTGLPSSSLHRLLSSLTGFGLLTRAPGHRYTIGARLWELGELSPLSLRLRETALPHMLRLYEATAENVHLAVLDAPTPDTASALYVGRLTGAGSIPTLSRMGGRHPLHTTGVGKALLATRDALWLERYFAAPLERETTHSITSEAELRLDLERTRARGYATTHEEMTLGNVSVAAALGPVDGLPPAAIGVVVHLERADERRLGPLVVQAARDIRTALLADSR